In Pristis pectinata isolate sPriPec2 chromosome 7, sPriPec2.1.pri, whole genome shotgun sequence, the sequence taatgaattgatctgtacgaacagtatgcaagacaagtttttcactgtacccttggtacatgggacaataataaaccaatttaccagtttttaTTTGTTGCTAATTCTCTGCTTCTGTTTTGCCGCAGGCCTCCGTCACAATGGCTGGAGCTTGGACACCCCGGACAcagtgatggggagggaagggaagccTGTGGCTCTGTTCTGCAAGTTCACTCACCCTCACCACGGATACAAGGGCAACATCAGCATCAGCTGGAGGGAAGAGCAGACAGGCAAGTGGCTTCTCAATTACACAAATTACCCACTGAGCAGTGGGTTTGTGAATCTGATCCACGAGAGTGAAGGGGAGCGCTACCATCCGATGGGGAATCCTCGGCAGAATGACGCTTCCATAACCATAAGCCGGCTGAGTCTGTGCGATGACCACAAGCGGTATACTTGCCTTGTGGAtctgcaggaacacaagaatCAAACGGCCCAAAGCTTCTCTCAAACACTTCTCGTGGTAACAGGTGAGGAATTGCTTAAAGGTGAAACATTGGCTTGTGGACTATTGGATACAAAGGATCACTCAACATAGACGTTTTGGCTGTGCTTATTCATTGAAACTCTACAATTGGGTTCACACCCCCAGTGTCCTCCCCGGATCTGAACCCTATCCAAGCCCAAACCTAATCACGGACACCActttctttgaccaagttttcagCCACCTGTCTTTTAGATATCTCCTTATgcggctcagtgtcaaattctgtttgtaGCACCGTGGGATGTTCAGCTGTATTAAGAACACTCCTAGAGGTTATCACTGTACAAGTCCAATCCTCTGGTGAAGTCTCCCATCCCACTTtcaaactggaattggtttattattgtcatatgtaccgaggtacagtgaaaaacttgtcttgcataccgttcatacaggtcaattcattacacagtgcattgaggtagtaccagggaaaacaataacagaatgcagaataaggtactacagctacagagaaagtgcagtgcagccagacagtgaggtgcaaggtcataacgaggtagattgtgaggtgaagagtccatctcatcgtactagggaagtAGTCACAACTgggatagagctgtccttgagcctggtagtacgtgctttcaggattttccCTTCCACTGCTGCCACCATTTGTTTGGGAAATGCAGAGCTGGAGTTACCCCCACATATCCTGACTCCATCATAAATGATTTCAAATGTCACAACTCAGATGTCCCACCATTGAACATCAGGTATCGGGCGGTCAAATCCCGTCCCAGAGAATTGCCCCCATGCTGAAGGTTCAGTGCGAGTCTAATGGAGTGGTTCTCCACGAGAAGTGgtttctttcagatgagatggtaAACTATGGCCCTGATGGCTCAATGAAGTGGTCAGAAAAGATCTCTTGGCACCATCTGTTAGAACAGCAGAGGGCTTCTTCCTGATGAATTAGCCAATATTTAACTCTCAACCAACATCGGTAAAACAGGTGACCTTGTCCTTGCTTTATtgtagacacaagacactgcagatggtgAGGCAGTCCTTCGCATGTGAATCCATCGGAGTCACTTATGCacccggtgctcccggtgcggcctcctctacattcgtgagacccgacgcagactgggtgaccacttcgttgagcaccttcactccgtccgtcATACTAGCTGTGATCTCCCagtggtcagccattttaattccacttcccattcccacaccggcatgtctgtccatggcctcctctactgtgaagttgaggccagatgcatattagaggaacagcacctcatattttgccttggtggacaacctgacggcatcaacatcgatttctagAAATTCTGGTAACCAGTCCCCTCTGACCCTTTTTTTCCcattatcccaccagcccccatcacccaatctctttcccctcccccaccctctcgagctgcccatcacccacacactcctccctccggctcccctccccaactccttccctttattccatggtccactgtcttctcccatcagatcccatcttcttcagccctttgtcacttccacctatcacctcccagctcctgatatcatccccactctcccccctccctcacctgcctatcacacccccctcacctggatgcacctatcacctgccagctcgtgctccgcctcttccctccccctctttataccggctatttcCCCGcctgctttccagtcctgatgaagggtctcgtcccgaaacgtcaactgtccatttccctccataggtgctgcctgacccactgagttcctccagctttttgtgtgttgcttcctttattgctatttgtggaaaCTTGCTGACTCCTAGTCACCTTAGAGCAGAAGAAGGAGGGCCAGGAGTCAACCTAATAAAGCCctgaatctgctccgccattcaatgagattacgCCTGATCTTCTTCACCAATTCTCAATcttcatatcccttgactcctcgagattccaaaaatgtatcaatgAGATagtcagtgaccctgcttccacagccctctgagtgaagaacctACTCCTATCTTGAATTAGAGAGTGGGGTCCACCAACAGATGGGTGGGTTCTAAACAACTCCCCCATCTGTTGGTGTATCCCACTCTCTAATTCAAGATTCTTCAGCCACCCTGATGGAAGATggaaggttttaatgagatcgGCACCCACTTTTCCCAAATCCAAAAGGTTTTGACCtattctgttcaatctttcctggtGGGACAACATCCTTGTACCGAGAAGTACAACAGCAGCAGTACTTCCAAAGATTTGCAGCAGCTGTTTTCAGGATCTTTCATTGGTTAGATGGTCTACAGCCCTTTCTGCTTGGTTGGATGTGCTTATTTCCTCTTTCAATTAATGGGGTTTCACACAAATAAACACTGACCAGAACTTTTGGTTTGTGGTGAAGATGGTGCTTACTACTGGCCTCATCCAGAGCCAACCACAAAAGTCTAACGATATCTGTAATGGCAACTTCCCCAAATCTCCTTttagttcaccagactgattccaggaATCGCAGGACTCCCATACAAGGAGACATTGGGTCAATGAGGTATCTATTCACTGGAAtttaggaaagtttaaagatcTCTTATCTACAAAATTCTGGCAGGGCTTGACACActagatgtggggagaatatttcTCCTGGGTGGGGTGGTATCCAGAACGAGGGTGTCACAGTCTCAGATTACAGGACTGATAGGAGGATAAGTTTAAATATCATACAAGTAGAGTATTAAAtattatgcacagttctggtcaccatgctataggacaggcttgattgtgctggagagggtgcagaggagattcaccaggacattgcctgggatggagggtttcagttatgaggagagactggataggctgggtttgttttacttggaacagaggagactgacaGGCGACCTGAGAGAGGTgttcaaaatgatgagaggcatagagcagATGGGAAGAAACTTTCCCCCACGGTAGAGGTGTCGaagaccagagggtataggtttgaagtgaggagtaagaggtttacaggggatccgaggaatttttttcacccagagggtggttggagtctgggacacactgcctgagggggtggtggaggccgagaTGAAGCTTCTGTGCGAGCACTTCAATTGGCTATTGTAAGCTGCAGGCCAAGCACTGGTAGATGGGAGTagtatagacatgatgggctgaagggcctgtttctgtgctgtatgacaccagGACTGTCTGACTCCACCCGGAGGGTGGGGGAATTCCCtactgcagagggctgtggaggccctcactgagtatatttaagaaagagaggGATAGATCACTAGACAGAAGTCATCAAGGAATATATGAAGAGATTTTGTATTGAGGTAGCgggtcagccatgattatatcaaatggtggagcaggcttggaagggccaaatggcctaacctGCTCCCAAATTCTGTCCGTTTGTCTGCAAATTACACAGCAGCTGCTCAGCAAACTACTCCAGCAGCACATCCCAAACCTCCAATGTCTCCCACCAAGAATGACGAATGCAGCGGGTTCATGGGAACGCCACCACTGGCAGGTCCCCCACAAGATGTACACCTTGGAGGTGGATCACGGCTCCTTCTGATCTCTGGAACCACCCCCAACAAGATTGTAGGTCAGCAGCAGGTCTTGTGCCTGAAGAAATGGCAGCCTGAACTCGGTTAACACAGGAAATGAAACCACTGTGAGCTGACCGAATTCTACATTCACTGCAGTAACTCGGTCGTAGCTCCCCACTTTCCCCAAGGGAAACttgggattggcaataaatgcaacACAGGCTCCTGAGAAATGCATTTAACAGAAGTGAGTAAGAAGCAAAAGTGTCAAAAATGAAGAcagtaaaatattattttacattttaacttCCATtctattttgaatatatttatgcATAAAACTTATAATCCACCTATTTGAAATCACTTCATGAAGTTCTGATAGTTTGCTGGCATGGTAAGAGATTACAAATTCAAGACCTCATGAAGGAGATTTTTAGGTAAATTTACAGTGAAACCATTATCACATCAGTCCAGGCAATTTTCTTTGACTAGGTGTGAACACCCTCAGCTGTATCTACACACTTAATCACCAGCAGCAACTTCAACAGTTCTGTGTTTAACCATACATGGCGCTGTCATTTTCAAGGAGTATGGTCAATACTATTAATTTTTCTGCCCTTGTTACTGCAAAGATGACACAGAGAGTAACTGAATAATATTCATTCTTCACAACCCTTCTCTATTCAAGGTGGGAACGTTGGAGCGTCACTGGTGATTGGGAAGAGGGGAGTTTCTGCCACATTGCCTTGTTCCTTCAGCCCCCCTAACAGGAAACCCATCTCCATCACTATCCTTTGGATGAAGGGGAATCCACGGGAAGAGTCTGCTGTCTTTAATCACACCCGTTCCCACTCCGCGGGCCCTCCCTACACTGACACTGTAAATGAAGGAGGTCGATATGAGCTGGTGGGAAACCCAGACCAGGGAGACGCCTCCATCAGTGTGAGAGACCTCAGACCGAACGACACCAGCGACTATTTCTGTCACGTTTGGGTCAGGAATTCCACATCAGAGACAGTGACTCAGGATGAGACGAGACTGCAGGTTGTGGGTAAGGAAACATCTCTGTCAGTAATAACTCCTGAGCCTTGATACAGTTTGTCCTGGAGTGGATTTGATGGTGCTTCTCTCTATTCATGTGGACATTGTGGcctgtgccagcatttattgtctgtcctttGTCCATTCCTGTCAGGAGGGTGGTGGTCAGCTccctgcttgaactgctgcagtctctgTCCTGAAGGTGCACCTCCTGCAGGTTTGAGCAGaagtttccaggatttagacccagtgtcgATGAAGTGACAGCATTGTGTGTCCAAGTCAGGGGTGGTATGTAACTTGGGAACTTGGAGGTGATGGTGTTTCTCTCTGCCTGCCACCCTTGTCATTCTAAGGTGATAGAAGGTCATGGGACTGGCAGGTGCTGCAAGCAGAAACTGTGGACGCTGTGAACTGCAGCCACAATGCAGAATAGTGGAATCTTTCAACACAGagcaaggccatttggcctgttatTCGCTTCCGTTGCCATTTAGAAAGTGTTCTCCACTTAATCCCACTCCCTGCTTCTGCAGAGCCTTGCAATTATTCCCCACAAAGCACATATCTAATGGCATATTAATGTACGATACTTTGAGCATTATTAACAAATCTGCTTCCGAAATCTTCCCCTCCCTCAAAGTATCTTGCACAGTGGCACGGCTAGAGGGCAGCACAGtgtgcagctgctgcctcacagctccagtgacccaggtttgatcccgacctcgggcactgcctctgtatggaatttgcacattctccctgtgactgcgtgagtttcccctgggtgctccggtttcctcccacattccaaaattgtggggggtcggtaggttaattggccactgaattgcccctaatgtgtggatGAGAGGTAGGATCTGGGTATAGTTGTGAATATTGAGACAGTAAAaagaatgggattagttcaggattagtgcaaatggatgggTGATGTTTGGTGTGAATTCAGGTTGAAggcccagtttccatgctgtagctcGCTATACAATTATCTGCGGTTGAAACCTTCATTTGCTACTCTCTGGACTTGTTGATTTGATCTTCTACATAACCTCAACTCACCCAGGTTCTGTGTCTGTTAAATTTTAACAGTATTACAAAATCACagaaacacacaatctgctggaggaactcagcgggtcgagcagcatctgtggcggagggggggaaggaattgtcgaccctTCAGGTCGAAACTTGcatcagcatctgtagtctcttgtgtcttacaaaatcacagaatggttacagtacagaaagagaccattcggcCTGTTAAGTCCACACTAGCTCTATGGGAGAGGATTCCAGCTTGTCCTACTTGCTCaccctccccacaaccccacgAATTCCTTTCTTTCAGATATTTGTCCTGCTGTCTTTGAATctgcccccactcctcccccaggACATCAATTCCGAACCTTGACTACTTTGCcgtgtaaaaaaaattcctcctgttAGACTTGGTTGTTTTGTCAGTCACCTTCACTCCGTCCCTCAGTCCTTCACCACTTCTGCCAACGGGAACAGTTTCTCCCTGTCTACACCAATCATGATTTGAAATACCTGTACCAGATCCCCTCACCATCTCCTCTGTCCCGAGGACAATATCCCCAACTTCTCTCATCTGCCCACGTAACTAAAGTCCCTTAACCCTTGAATCACatgtaaacttcttctgcaccctcaccaaagccttcaaaccactcctgaaGTGTGGTTGCCCAGAAATGAACATAgactgaaccaatgttttataaagattctttGGCTTCCTCACTCTTATACCCTGTGCCCAAGACTCCACacattttaaccactttctcaacctgcctcaCTTTCAATGATCAATGTACATACTGTATACCCCAGGTCACTTTAGCCTTGTACAACCTTTAGAATGGGCCCTCTCATTTATGTCGTCTCTTCTCATTCCTCCAACTTAAATTAACACTTCATATTTCCCAGCAtttaatttcatctgccacctatccaCCAACCTGTCAATATTCTCCTCACACATTACTGCACTTCTGTTTTGTGTCACCTGTACTCCCAAGTCCTTCTCACTACTAATATATAGTAAGAAAAGTAATGGTCTTGTtctgacc encodes:
- the LOC127572489 gene encoding sialic acid-binding Ig-like lectin 15; protein product: MAAAGRLLQVTRALSRRGTVAAGLRHNGWSLDTPDTVMGREGKPVALFCKFTHPHHGYKGNISISWREEQTGKWLLNYTNYPLSSGFVNLIHESEGERYHPMGNPRQNDASITISRLSLCDDHKRYTCLVDLQEHKNQTAQSFSQTLLVVTGGNVGASLVIGKRGVSATLPCSFSPPNRKPISITILWMKGNPREESAVFNHTRSHSAGPPYTDTVNEGGRYELVGNPDQGDASISVRDLRPNDTSDYFCHVWVRNSTSETVTQDETRLQVVVPATILNLSVVTDVTGDTLVCRAEGEPPANITWIGPGNSTLPVNSSEMRVIRDLEIHQTVGELLHPRLRGSYSCVAVNEHGRDTREIDLSANDNSYSNFIIGMLCLIPLVKFLLLLITGIILFIKIKGTSSSV